The genomic stretch aaatccctaaataggagtttagctcataatctcaatattcatatccataatcaaattaaacatagacaataacatagaaaattaaagaaaaagagaatgaaactaGATGGGGAATTGTCACAGATCGCCCACGCTTGCTCCAAAGTTcgtcttctcttctttttttctctctttctttctgtCTCTTCTGTAAAAATCGCGATCCCCTTTTTAGAATGAAGACCTCATTCTATATCCTCCcaaaatgacaaaatttcccttaaAAATTCTGAGGTGTACGGACGCCAGCGCCGCGGCTCCAATtcctgcgccgcggccctactcgGCAAATGCCAAATCTCGAGTTTCTGGAAAGGGGCTCGCCGCGGCGCTAATtcttgcgccgcggccctaatgcaATTTCAGCAAAACTTGAATAACCCTTCAGTTTAGCATATTTTCTCCACAATCCACTCCAAATGTCCAAAACATATGCTTAAACCTGAAATCAAgtaaaacaagcataaatccgcTCCAAAAACACATAAACCAATAAAAAGACAATGATCAAGACACTTAAAAAGTAGGCTAAACTTAGcctaacaaactcccccaaactttattcttactcgtcctcgagtaaggGAATGACACATTAAACTAAAACAAATAGACATGACAAGTTAAGCCTCCAGTCTTATTTAAACCACGCCGTCATCACTCACGAAACTTCAACTGTTGATCAACCAGAATTTCAATTCAAGAACTCCAACAATTAATCTGAATGCCTCAATTGGAAATTAGATTATACCTTGCTAATAACAAATGAATAACTAGATAACACCATACATGCCTCACTCATTCCAACAATCCACTAaccaaaattcaatatgcttgcacacttacctttctccactaatgtcaacaacacatgttaTGGAATCAAAAGGACTTCAAAGGTTCATAACGttttggcttaggtaaaggtggataaaaaagacatttaggcttcattataccataagcacatcaAAAACCAATCAAACAACCCACCTTGCATTCAATTACCATCCCCTAATTCACCCACTTCTTATCGATTGAGGACTCATACTCAATGCTCCAACATcactttatttaattttatttctttttatttttatttatttattttttttctttttgaagaaagAATCAAAATTTAGTGATGTTGCAAGCACTTTTACATTTCACACTTGTCTCAATCGAAAAATTACATCGGTCATCCACTTACACCAATACCCCTTTTTTTTTTACCCAATTACAATTcgttcccccaaacttatttctaagcTTATGGCATAATTCACAGGATAGGAAAAATAATAATTGGTACATTTTTGGCTTAATGAAGTGGTTATACAATCAATCGAACAAGTTAAGGCACAAATAGGCGAACTAGGGATAATAATGATaagggtaagcttgaaaggcccaAACGTTCCAAAAGattgcctaaatcatattccaaaacacatgtcatcaaggatttcatCTCAAAAGGCAAGCAATGCAAGTTCTATCTTTTTCATCAATTCATACCTCAAACCCAAGTAAGACACGTATAACATAATCCACTTATTCGCATTTGCAACATATACTAAAATTTCCAAAAGGCATCAAAATTAATCCAAGGAGCAATCAAATCAAGCACACAGTTAAACACAATCTACATTTTATAAGTGACAACAAACGACAATTATTCATATCATTGGCTTAACTTTTGACACACACAACAATTAAAACAACAAAATTAAACAACAAAGTTTtaactaaactaaactaaaacaGAAAAGTAAGCCCCTCCCCCAAACATTatttcacattgtccccaatgtgaacaCGATAACCCAATAGAAGAGAACTTACCCGAATGAGCCTTAAAAGGAATTCCCAATGTACCGCCGTGGCTCCAGCCTTCAGTGCTATGactcaaatgttttttttttttttttatgtattgcaCAATTCAACATTACAatcccaaaacaaaaaaaaactaaacaaagtctaattaaaaatcaaaactgaaaacaaaaactaaaaataaaataaaataaaagtaaaaatcaaATTGTTCATACttcaaaactaaaattaaattaaaagatttgGGTGCCTCCCAACAACGCTTTATTTAACGTCTTTAGCTGGACGCTCACTTCTCTACACCTTCAACTTGGGTCAAGTCCACCCCTTGCATCCTTGAGAGCCATCGTGTCATATGAGGAAAATTCCCTTCTACTGTTGAGAATATTGAAATTATCCCCAATGTCATCGAAACCTTCAAACTTGCTACACAATAATCTTTTCGTATGACGTCGAACTGTTCAAAATCGTTCtttggtcttcttcttctttttaccaatTGATTCTTGACAATCATTCTccacatcaactctacaacatgtaggaatttcagttgctgcaaagacattaaaacttatttccTCATTTTGGACTCGCAACCTTAACTCCCCTTTTTGTACATCGATTAAAGCTGGTCCTATGGCTAAGAATGGTCTTCCCTAAATAATGGGAATGTTTGCATCTTCCTCCATGTCAAGAATTATGAAATCAGCGGGGAAAATAAATTTACCCACCCTCACCAAGACATCATCTATCACTCCACGAGGATGTTTAATGGAGCGATCATCCATCTGTAAGGAAACTGTTGTAGGGCGAGCTTCTCCCAATTTTAGCCTTCGAAAAAtagatagaggcattagattcaaacttgcccctaaatcacataaagctttTGTTTCGACTGAGCCCCCTATAGAACATGGAATATTGAAACTACCTGGATCTTTAAGCTTGCGAGGTAGTTTCTTCTGCAAGATtgcactgcactcctcagtaagtgctaCTGTCTCATATTCCTCCAACTTCCTTTTCTTGGCCAAAATATCCTTAATGAATTTAACATACATTGGCATTTGCTCCAAGGCCTCCGCAAATGGGATATTGATATGTAGTTTCTTGAATATTTCAAGGAACTTTGAGAATTGCTTATCAAGGTTGTTCTTGTGGAGCCTTTGTGGGTAGGGAATCTTGATGTGGTGATCTATGCTCACTTGTGGTGTAGCTTCTTTGGTTGGGAGGTATTCAGTAACCTTGTTTTCACCTTGCTTCTTTTCCACTGTGCCCTGTGCTTGTTGATCCTGAACCTTGTCTTCATCTGATTGCTCCACACTTGGCTCTTCATATTTCTTCCCACTTCTCAATGTAATAGCCTGGCACTCTTCTTTTGGATTGACTTCAGTGGTGCTAGGAAGGTTACCTTGAGCACGGTTTGCCATAAGAGTAGCCAATTGCCCAATCTGGTTCTCCAAATTTCTAATAGAAGACCGCGTTTCAGTCATGAATTGATTAAGCACATCAGACTGGGTATCAGGTTGTCTCATAGGATTCTGTTGTTGTCGCATGGGCGGTTGGTAAAACCCAGGAGGTGGCTGCTGAAATGGTTGCTGTGACGGCTGAACTGAAGACTGGCCTTGTTGGTCATTCTTCCAAGAAAAATTGGGGTGATTCCTCCAACCCTAGTTATAGAAATTTGAATAAGGATTGTTATTGTTTTGACGAGGAAAATTCCCAATGGCTTGAGCTTGTTCCAATGGCATATTATTGACATCCGCGTACTGACATTTTTCATAAGCATGAGGACCCCCACATAATTCACACATAGTTTGAGCTTGCATCACGGGGGTTGCCACTGTATTGCCTTGCAGCTGTTTAGTCAAAGCCTCAACTTGAGCAGTTAACTTAGATATTGCATCGATCTCATGCAAACCAGCCACTTTCTTCGAGTTACCTCTTTCACTTGGCCACTGTTGACTGTTAATGGCCATTTCTTCTAACAAATCATACGCCTCATTGGCGCTCTTCCTCATAAATGCCCCACCAGCTGCTGCATCAATGAGTGTGTGAGTGGTACCACACAACCCATTATAAAATTTATGGACCAACATCCATCTCTCTATCCCATGATGCGGGCACCTCCTTATCAAGTCTTTAAATCTCTCCCACACCTCATATAGAGATTCATTATCTAGCTGGTAGAAGTTGTTCATCTCCCCCCTTAGCTTAGCTGCCTTGGCTAGAGGGAAGAACTTGAAGAGAAACTTTAGTGCAAGATCATTCCATGTATTGATTAAGTTAGGTGGCAAAGATACCAGCAAACTCTTGGCTCGctccctcagagaaaatgggaataatctgagTCTGATTGCATCATCACTAACTCCATTCATCTTAAATGTCTGACAGAGCTCCATGAAGTTAGAGAGATGCATGTTTGGGTCTTCAGTGGGTAGTCCCCCAAACTGGACTGTGGATTGAACCATCTGAAGTATGACTGGCTTTATTTCAAAATTGTTTGCATCTACGGTGGGTGATCTTATACAAGACTGGACCCCTGTCATTGTTGGCAACACATAGTCCCTCAGGCTATGGTCGGGTGGATTTTGACCATTAGCCAGATCTTCTATGGCACCCCCATTATTACCGTAGTTGGCCATAACTTCCTCTTGCTCAATCCTGTGTACAACTCTTTTCAACCTTTTGTTTCTTCTGTTCTGCCGGCAAGTCTTCTCTATCTCAGGATCAACAGGTACTCTTGCAGCTGATCCTTGATGTCGCATAAACCAATGGTACCTGAAATGAGATAAGAAGAATTGGACACAAACAAGTTAGCAAAAAGTGAAAAGAAAACCAAATTAGAATTTAATCCAATTAACACAATATTAACTAAACAATTCCCCGGCAACatcgccaaaaacttgttgctaTAATTTAattacacgcaagtgcacgtatcatacaagtagtaactcacacaggtgaggtcgaacccaagggaattgcagctaagtactaacaaaattggatttatatttctatttggcaataataaaaattggttttcaaaattataatgcagaaaacaaaacaagcaaaataataaataaaaaggatTTGACAATGGATGTGAaaattaggaatatgatttcaattgctttgattacccaattgttaatACTAGTTAACTATTCTTCTTCCCCCTATGTGATGGCAGATTATAAaatcacctaaactcttttcagatcataAAGGTACTAAATTGCATGTCAACTACTGCATCTCTGAGATAGCACAACAAACAATTcgcattaagcaataatctaaaAGTCACACAAGCTATGCAAATACTTTCGTTTCACATGAAAACctatgtttattaatttagagcattcctaatattcactttttagatttcatattaggatcatgaatcatgcttaaggtgatcaatctcaaactTGTAGTGAGCACAAGaatgaacaaatcacataaacaagGAAAAAggaataatcaaatagcattaatcCATAAATCCCTAAATAGGAGCTTAGCTTATAATCTCAAtattcatatccataatcaaattaaacatagacaataacatagaaaattaaagaaaaagagaatgaaactaGATGGGGAATTGTCACAGATCGCCCACGCTTGCTCCAAAGTTcgtcttctcttctttttttctctctttctttctgtCTCTTCTGTAAAAATCGCGATCCCCTTTTCAGAATGAAGACCTCATTCTATATCCTCCcaaaatgacgaaattgcccttaaaaATTCTGAGGTGTACGGACGCCAGCGCCGCGCCTCCAATtcctgcgccgcggccctactcgGCAAATGCCAAATCTCGAGTTTCTGGAAAGGGGCTCGCCGCGGCTCTAATACGCATTAGCGCTGCGGCGCTAAttcttgtgccgcggccctaATGCAATTTCAGCAAAACTTGAATAACCCTTCAGTGTAGCATATTTTCTCCACAATCCActccaaatgcccaaaacatatGCTTAAACCTGAAATCAAgtaaaacaagcataaatccgcTCCAAAAACACATAAACCAATAAAAAGACAATGATCAAGACACTTAAAAAGTAGGCTAAACTTAGCCTAACACACTTGTAATTAATAGTCCttgctagcaaatttacttcactttcaAAGCacgcactttgctattaaattcacaacctacaaaacaaaattaatcaataaataaaagattactaaacaaacttcactaaataattagattaacaataaattattattgatattttagaaacttaaaaacctcaaatgtgtgcttgaaatcgaaatttgaggcaaaaatctcatcaaaatctttgttaaaaccacaacttaaaaatttaaattaattagttaataaaatattcctaaatcaataaaaataacataactatataaAAATAACATACTTAAAtgttaataaagattacaaatatatataattttctaattaaataataatataaattaaaaaaaattataaacatataaacttgaattaccattttgtatgtaaaattaaaattaaattattattcttattatagacaaaattattaaatacattttagcaaaacatatttacatatatatacttaacaaacattaaaaattaattaaaaaatgtataattttcggattaaatagtaataaaattttaaaaatagtaaataatgtgatatcatcttaaaattaaacaatatagtatctcaaatatacattaaaattatttttcatacattaaactaatatttctaagaaaacccacaaatcatataaaaaatgcacaaaaatatttttttctacctttctaactataatacattgtttaatcttgaaaccctacctcaaatatgctttaaatctactttgttgagccaaaaatcacccaaaatCGCAACTCATAAACCTTAAAATCCGAATATCAATCCCTTAATAACTAGAGAAaataagcatgaaaattatcctaaatattatacaacacttataaataataaaaacttacctcaaatgagaTTTTATAGCCTAAAATCAGGCAAAATCGTCAAAAAATGGCCCTGAAATTGCCCAGAAAGTTGCCTTTCTCCGCCTCTAGTTCGTgcgctcggggaagaagaaggaAATGCTGAGTATATAGTAAGCCAGACTTCTAacatctcccctgggaagacgtgcaagacatctaacgtctcccctggggagacgtcccatgtggcacgtcttcccaggggagatgttagatgtctggcacgtcttTCCAGGAGAGACGTTAGATGCTCTTACATGactgatattttataaataaataattttatattcatatttttaaattaacgcctctcaccacttttaatgacttacctgGGTAGTCATTaacaagaacttttaatgacttacatcattagactttaaatatccttgaatacttttaatgacttacaccattggtgtaagtcattaaagaGAGTCATtataagtgaaaattgttgtagtgagtacattctttccttctctttttctttcaaacccaaaatcctaAGGGGTTTTACTATGCATGCATGTTATTCTAATGTCCATGCGTGGCATGGATCTtgtattctagggttcaagagtggTGGTTCTAGGAGGATCTCAAAGATTTTAAGCTTGTTGATGTTTTAGTGAGAACAAAGGTAAAGATTTTAGAGTTTTGGCAATTTTCCACTCATATCCATCTTCTACCCAAACATTCCTTTTTTAATAATCTGCATTTGAAACCTTGGGGCTCGATTTGAGTGTATAGAacacaaggaggaagtttgaaaggctaagggaaccttatctccaagctagaaccatcaaaggtagattttATGTtggttcttgagtatttttggttattgatatagatctggttgtataggttgttttgttggtttttggagtttattttatgcttgaagcTTAGCTTGGCTGATTTgttgattttcatgcatgcatgtggctagggttttgctagttgtgattgttttgctagaatgtgtaaaaataCATGCTGCCATGTtttcgtggtctgacttccaacggGTCACATCATACCCTACTACCTCTGTTTGTGAAAATAATTTATATGGTTGCATAGGTCTAAATAattacttgagtttaggcttttgaaaatcgaaaaaatgtgttttcaaacctaagttatgaaccttttggcatcttgatgcaatctggaaaatttctgggcaccATGCACTACCCAaattgttttgaatattgaacatGTTTTACCAAGTAAAAAGCCATGAAATTTGGTAAACTAttagtttaaatatttataaggaTCACAGAAAATTTTCAGAGAAAAATACAAAATTGTTAAAGATTAATggtttttgaaaattttccctaATAATCTGAAAACGAAATTACTGAGCAGCAAACACTGCCcagattgtcttacattttttaatgggttaatcTGTCTTAAAAATAAtgaaattttgagaaaaaataaattagataTTATTAAAGAATCTGGTAAAATTTTCGGAAAAACTGGGCTACgatttaagagaaataatttttcaaaaacccTAAATATCTGATAAAAACTCCTGGGCAGCAGGCACTACCTAGATTTCtttaaatgttttgatgggttttgcCTTCTAAAAAATTATGACACTtggtgagaaattttttaagaGAGTTATTAAGTCCCTggaataattttatattaaaatatatcacggtttaagagtagtaatttttttaagttacctaaaaacagagaaaaataataatttcgaaCCTTAAAAAAAACGAGTTTttggaggttagttctcctaacataaatttattttttttgacGCGAGCTTTCACCTAGTTCTCGTCATTAGGATGCATAAAATATGAATGtgattttaaagggttgtggttagagaacctTACATTGATTATGAGCTTAAAAGAGTTatttttatcacgttaaaatgaaCAGTGAAAAAGTTATGTTtggaattggaaatgaagttgttttaaagAATATCTAATATTTTGGATATCTAACAAATCTCAAATTAGATTAAGGTTATAGAGCATTCATTTTCACCATTTTCTAAAAAAAggtccaattgccctttcttttaaaaaatgatgtaatagagatcctaggttatggattaaaGTTGTTAAAAATGGGAGTTAGATTTTATAAAACCATAAATCGAAAAGTATTATTGTTAACggataataaattgtaaaaggtcAAAACGCAatatttttgggtaaagaatggaAAACGGTAAACTCCGTACTTGAGTAGAAAGTTGGTGGTTTTCTAAGATTAAGTGTTGTTTAAAACTCCTTTTCTAAGTGAAAAAAATACGTGTAATACGACTGAGACAGTCTTCTAGAAATAGAATATTAAAATTCACAACACGGTGAGCATGTTGCGGTAAGGATGACTTTTCTCAGGAAACCGTAAATTGATTTAAAGTGGAATCTGGTCTTATACACtgtaaagtgtataagagaaatGTCAGTGTAGTGTCTCTGAGAGAAATTTATTaaatgtagctatcatagaatattagctatacgagtatgccatagtttaatccgagtacactgtattaattaaaGTAATCTCAAAAAGGGAAATGAATAAtggtgttaaagatccagctaggacctaaggactccaagtaagttagtctttctctttcttggctacaacatgaatatactagtgtgtgcttatagtagtagattacactagtttttttTGGGTTGTTAAGACTAGGGTACGCTTAATGCCTACCTTTGCAATGCCTATGCATTTTGCAGCTTAATGGTAAGTGAGTTCGGGTTAGAGCCAGAACCTTATTAAAATATTATCCGGGAGACAGGACATGGTGAGATTATAGTCTAGGttagagccaggacatggtgaaattatagtccgggttggagccaggacatggtaatatagtccaggtTAGAGCCAAGATGCTAAGAGTGaatccaggttggagccaggatcctttgtgtttgtttgaattaatttgaaTTGTATAATTAAATATCTTCAATGTTTTGGGATAATCTGTGTGCAAGTTGATATGATCTGTATGAAATGAATTGTTGGGcacaaccaatgtgcttgatttcTGTATGgatattattaagaattgtatgatagggttggaatttaTTCCAATACCCTAGTGATCGTTAATGATATCTACCTTAGGGCAACCTGACACtaggtttagtatatttgtgtgcaaggctattcttactaagcgtttttacttacctagttgtttcatgttgtaggtaagtgcaaaagaaaagtggagcagtgagccCCGGAGAATGCTTGTGGATATTTACCTGTGGCCCGACCTCTGGAGGTTTTGATagaacaccattttgaaaagaaacatTTGAATCTTGTTATctcttttatgacatttgtttttctttaaCTCTGAAGAAGATAAGTTGTAATTCTATTTgctaaaactaaaagtgtgcacacacgatcttttaaaagttttttttatggattttcagcacaatgatttaaagtaaaagtttagatttccacatgttttggtcttgtatgttttgagggttgtGACAAAGaatctttatttttttcataCATTTTAGGATTTGTTAGATTTAACtttgttttccaaaaaaaaaacaaatacaaTAAAAAACTTTTGAAACTCGAAGTATGCTCTGAGGTTGCGGTTTTATCTGATCTTTCTCATCATAAAAGATTTCTTAAGATTATCATTCCTCTTTTTTttagtcatttattttattttagtttatttcagtattattttttaaattatgttatattattgatttgttttcatctaaaaaaattgaaaaaaaaaatgaatgaagaagaaaagaaacatTTCGAGCTTTGTTTTCCAATGTATTATTCTTCATTCAGAAACAATCATAATTTCAGTGCCACTGAGAGTACTATCCATTTTAGGGGTGCATacaaacttagtgtaagagagTACCGCGAACTTGaggtcttagaaactaagtttgatAGAGAAAGTTACGAGGCTCTCGAGGTAGATTATGATGAACGTTATTTTGATCCTGAAAGAGtcgaccataggaatcataattctagCTAGAACAACCCtgtagattttagttggaagtctga from Humulus lupulus chromosome 5, drHumLupu1.1, whole genome shotgun sequence encodes the following:
- the LOC133779112 gene encoding uncharacterized protein LOC133779112, coding for MRQQQNPMRQPDTQSDVLNQFMTETRSSIRNLENQIGQLATLMANRAQGNLPSTTEVNPKEECQAITLRSGKKYEEPSVEQSDEDKVQDQQAQGTVEKKQGENKVTEYLPTKEATPQVSIDHHIKIPYPQRLHKNNLDKQFSKFLEIFKKLHINIPFAEALEQMPMYVKFIKDILAKKRKLEEYETVALTEECSAILQKKLPRKLKDPGSFNIPCSIGGSVETKALCDLGASLNLMPLSIFRRLKLGEARPTTVSLQMDDRSIKHPRGVIDDVLVRVGKFIFPADFIILDMEEDANIPII